GTGCTCCTCGCCTCCCGCCGCCTGCTGCAGGATCCGGCTGGCCGGGCACTGCACCAAGGCCGCAGGGCCGGCCGCTTTGGGTGGGGCCGGcctcccctccagcctctcctccgCAGACGCTTTACAATCCGAGTCACTTAGGCCGCCCTCGGCCTCCTGGCCCGCCGGGGAGTGGGGCTCCTGCAGCCGCTCGCAGCCCGGGGCTGCCTTCTGCTCTTCTCCTCCTGTGTGCAAAGTCGGGGGCGACAGAAAGTTTGCGAGGGCTCCAGATCCTGAGCCCAATTCCCACCCCCCCAGGagcagagggagcagggagggagggaaaggggcatCCCTGGGCTGCCATGCCCCTCTGCGCGCACACACCTCCCCGCAGGTCGCCGGTGACATTCCGCCCTGGCCTACGAGCTGCggctcagtggggctggcagggggggaaGAGGCCACAAGGCCATGCCCCGCAGAAACACCCGCTGACGCGCAGAGATCTCCCCTCGCTCCCTCGAGGCAGCTGGCTGCAGAGACCGCCACGCCGGAGCAATCCCCCCAGGCGCCAGCCCCGCTGGGCTCCTGCCCTGGGATGTGCTCGCCCTCTTCCCAATCCCCCCCTACCTGTCTCGGGAGCCTCCGGGTCGCCCTTTTCTTCCAGCTTCTGGGGCTCATCCTCGTCGTTTTTCTCGAGATCGAtattctcctcttcttcctcatcctcGCTCCGGTTCCTTGGGGTCCAGGTCATTTTATTCTCCTTCTTGAGTCGCCGGCGGGCGTTGGCGAACCAGGTGGAAACCTGGGTGAGGGTCATTTTGGTGATGATGGCCAGCATGATCTTCTCGCCCTTGGTGGGGTAGGGGTTCTTGCGGTGCTCGTTCAGCCAGGCCTTCAGGGTGGCGGTGGCATCCCGGGTGGCATTTTTTCGGTAGGCTGGATCTCCATAGGGGTAGGAGCCCAGAGGCGCCGCGTAGGGATGGTACCCCAGGGAACCTGCCATACCTGGTGTGTGGTCGTAGGGTGAGccctggagagggggtggggggaagtgggcaCAGAGCAGACAGTGAAATCGCTAGTCAGGGAGCAGCGCAACTGTCACAACACAACCAACAGTGCCATAAGGGCAACACAATGCCGAAAGAGCCCCAACAATTATTCGCTCCCCCTATTAAAGTTTGGGGAACAGGAAAATCCAAGAGGCTGTTCCTAGAGTGGGGCAGTCACGCCTgggctcgcccccccccccaccttgagCTGTTTCAAACAGCAAGGAAAAATGgcctagaactttttttttttttttttttttttgtgcatgtGTCTCTGTATACAACAGACACACAAAGGCTACGGAGCACATCTGTTCTATCACATCTGTACACGTTAGCCCAAAGGGCAGAACTGCAGACAGAGACTGTTCTTCattcattcccccccacccccagcaataGCCAAGTTTCTGACTTGTGAAGAAACTCTAACCTGACAATCCATTTCTGCCCTGACATATTATTGTGCTAAGCAGCGACCAATTGCTTTTCCCACTGTCTAATTGAACATAACCTTTCACACAACCGCCGCACCAGGACGGTTTTTTTTTTCCGCCATGGAGGCACTCGCTtgaaaagagaaagcagaaaaactCTGCTAAACTCTGCCGAACCCCACGCTGGGTGAGTGAAGATGGGCGACTGTTATTTTTCCAAAGGGCTGCAGGGTTTTTCGCTGCAGCCACAGACTTGTTCTCGccggagaaagaaaaacaaaaccagactaacttgttttttctaaaaataaataaataaataaaagataccCCAGATGGGcccccaaataaacaaaaattttctTCTAAGctgaaaatatattaaacagGGGAATACATGGCCACATCCtacaatttttgttgttgttgttattaatgcTTCCAAATCGGATTGCAGAGATGGGATTACTGCTTTGCAGTATTTGGGAAGCCTAATGAAGGTTGTGCAGAAGAAACTTACATGGGTTGATCAGCCTGATTCCGAGGCTGGCTGTtgggttcattttatttttttacaattcaaaaaaaaattgaggagcGGAATCACacagatcattaaaaaaaaaagacattagtCAAAGGCTTTCTTTGAATTGGCCGTTTGGCGTGTGCTTCCCCTTGCAAAGCCCTTAACTGAAAACACAATAGTTGTATTAATTATTCCTCTACTACTTCTTTGCTAGAACCCGGCACCCCACCCTCCACAGAGACACTTTTGATCTAGCTACAGTGTATACAAGTACCAAAGACGTTGCAAGTTGCATTTCCCCTGGCCGCTGCAGCGCTCCCCAGCAGAACACaacccacccctgctccagcaAGGGCTGGCGAGCCGGGCTTTCTGCCGCTCATTGTTGCGCTTACCACGTATGAAGtgaaggcggcggcggcggcggcagctgcCGGGTCTGTGCCGTACTGGAGGTGGGAGTTATAACCGGGAGAAGGGGCGGTAAAAGCGGTAGATCCGGCATAAGGCGAAAAAGCGGAGCCCGAAGAAGATCGCCCAAGTTCATCAGTCCTGGGTCCCGAAATCACGCTGGTACTGTAAGCCGGGCACGAGTAGAGAGCCAAGGAAGCGGAGGGCTGGTACAAGTAACCCTGAGGATACGACATGGCcaaacacatacatatacacgGGCAGCAAAATAGCCAGGCGCTGCCA
This Gopherus evgoodei ecotype Sinaloan lineage chromosome 12, rGopEvg1_v1.p, whole genome shotgun sequence DNA region includes the following protein-coding sequences:
- the IRX5 gene encoding iroquois-class homeodomain protein IRX-5, whose amino-acid sequence is MCLAMSYPQGYLYQPSASLALYSCPAYSTSVISGPRTDELGRSSSGSAFSPYAGSTAFTAPSPGYNSHLQYGTDPAAAAAAAAFTSYVGSPYDHTPGMAGSLGYHPYAAPLGSYPYGDPAYRKNATRDATATLKAWLNEHRKNPYPTKGEKIMLAIITKMTLTQVSTWFANARRRLKKENKMTWTPRNRSEDEEEEENIDLEKNDEDEPQKLEEKGDPEAPETGGEEQKAAPGCERLQEPHSPAGQEAEGGLSDSDCKASAEERLEGRPAPPKAAGPAALVQCPASRILQQAAGGEEHQYRPPSAAAAAALHPGELHPIAPSSNSTSVIHSPQQAALAKPKLWSLAEIATSADKSKESSSEVSPGAGPTQGPPLAGSSTSHSPSRSPSSQCPFPNSAVLSRPLYYASPFYPGYTNYSTFGHLHSHAGTNPAAGPPGSHFNGLNQTILNRAETLAKETKMIRSQSQVDLCKDSPYELKKGMSNI